In Actinomadura luteofluorescens, the sequence CGAGACGGCCCGGGTCGCCGAACTTCAGCAGGATGTGGCCGCCGGGGATGCGCCGCTTCAGCTCCTCGGAGGTGCCCTCGGCGATCAGCCGCCCGTTGTCGAGGAGGGCGATGCGGTCGGCGAGCTCGTCGGCCTCCTCCAGGTACTGCGTGGTGAGGAAGATCGTGACGCCGCTGCGGACGAGGTCGCGGACGATGCCCCACATGGCGCGGCGGCTGCGCGGGTCGAGGCCGGTGGTGGGCTCGTCCAGGAAGATCAGGCGCGGGTCGCCGACCAGGGTCATCGCCAGGTCCAGCCGGCGCTGCATCCCGCCGGAGTAGGTGGAGGCCGGCTTGCCCGCCGCGTCCACCAGGTCGAACTTCTCCAGCAGTTCCTTGGCCTTGCGCCTGCCCTCGCTCTTCGGCAGGTGCCGCAGGTCGGCCATGAGGAGGAGGTTCTCCTCGCCGGTCAGCAGCTTGTCGACGGCCGAGTACTGCCCGGTCACCCCGATCGCGCCGCGCACGTCGTCGGCCTGGCGGCCGAGGTCGAACCCCGCGACCCGGACCTCGCCCGCGTCGGCCCGGATCAGCGTGGACAGGATCTGGACGGTGGTGGTCTTGCCCGCGCCGTTCGGGCCGAGCAGGGAGAAGATCGTTCCTTCGGGGACGGACAGGTCGATGCCGTCCAGGACGACCTTCTCGCCCTTCTTGTCGCGGTAGGACTTGCGCAGTCCGGTCGCCGCGATGGCCAGGTCGGTCATGGTGCTGCTCCTTGGGGGGTTTCGGTAAGGCCGCAGGTCAGAGGCTGCGGGCGGCGATGTCGCCGTGGGAGGTGGTGGCGTGGATGTCGAGTCCGGCGGTGCCGTCGTTCTTGAGGGAGTTGGTGACGCGGCCGTGGCTCGTGCCGGCGTCCAGCGAGGCCGAGACGCCGGGGGCGGCGCCCACCGAGATGTCGCCGGACTGGGTGCTCAGGACGACCTTGCCGCCCGCGGCCTCGGCGATCCGGATGTCGCCCCGCTGGGTGCTGATCTCGGCGGGGCCGCCCAGCCGGCCGACCTCCACGTCCCCGTCGGTGGCGGTGAGGCGGACGCTCGCGGCCTCGTCCAGCTTGATCGACCGGTAGGCGCCCTCGAAGGCGACGTCGCCGAGCCGTCCGACGGTGCGGAACTCGGCGGCGGCCGCCTTGCCCTCGACCCGCGAACCGGTGGGCAGCTGGACCGTCACCTCGACGGATCCGGAACCGCGGTACTGGTTCGTCACCGGGACCGCGATCCGCAGGACGCCGTCGGCGAACTCGACCGTGGTCTGCTCCGCGGCCTTCACGTCGCGCCCCTTGGAGGCGTCGGCGGGCAGGACCTCGACCGCGGCGTCCGCCCGGTCGGCGGCGATGAGTTGGACCCGCCCGGCGGGGACGTCCAGGACGGCGGCGATCGGGGCGGGGGTGTCGAACTTCTGCATCGTGCTCTCCTTGCGCTCGGCCTTGCGGCTGGTCGTTTCGAACAATGGAAAAGCTACGTTGCTTTCCAGAAGTAGGCAACAACAACTTTGCATTGGAGCAGCATCTTTGCAGGTCAGAGTCACATAATCATTGCAACGAGTC encodes:
- a CDS encoding ATP-binding cassette domain-containing protein; protein product: MTDLAIAATGLRKSYRDKKGEKVVLDGIDLSVPEGTIFSLLGPNGAGKTTTVQILSTLIRADAGEVRVAGFDLGRQADDVRGAIGVTGQYSAVDKLLTGEENLLLMADLRHLPKSEGRRKAKELLEKFDLVDAAGKPASTYSGGMQRRLDLAMTLVGDPRLIFLDEPTTGLDPRSRRAMWGIVRDLVRSGVTIFLTTQYLEEADELADRIALLDNGRLIAEGTSEELKRRIPGGHILLKFGDPGRLDAAALALGAGTPDPEAFALQVPSDGSVRMIRDVLAVLDDHSIEIDEMSVHTPDLDDVFLTLTGRQADSSTDSSTDGSTDSQEALR
- a CDS encoding DUF4097 family beta strand repeat-containing protein, translated to MQKFDTPAPIAAVLDVPAGRVQLIAADRADAAVEVLPADASKGRDVKAAEQTTVEFADGVLRIAVPVTNQYRGSGSVEVTVQLPTGSRVEGKAAAAEFRTVGRLGDVAFEGAYRSIKLDEAASVRLTATDGDVEVGRLGGPAEISTQRGDIRIAEAAGGKVVLSTQSGDISVGAAPGVSASLDAGTSHGRVTNSLKNDGTAGLDIHATTSHGDIAARSL